The following is a genomic window from Phalacrocorax carbo chromosome 19, bPhaCar2.1, whole genome shotgun sequence.
TTGTGTCATCCACTTCAGTGCTCGCCTTCATGGCACACTTTCTCATCAGGACCAAGCCTGGAGGTAAGTTGCAAcaaccctttctttttttgatcgGTACTGGAGGAGGAACCTGAGCCAGTCTGTGAGAGAGAGGCACCGGGTACAGGAGGGATGGGGTCTGTGGATGTCTGTTTTCACCTCTGATTGCAGGGAGGCTTCCCTCTGTATTTTCATATCATACTTCCCTCTGTTTTTTTGTAtcgtgtgtatatatacatatatatgtgtatgtatgtgtatatatatacacatgcatgtaCCATGTATGTATAGGTACCGCTGATATACAGGATGAGGTGGCAGATGTCAAACCCACCAGTTTCTGCCGGAAATCCTGTTGTTGTGAGGGATCTTACAGCTACCCCTAAGACCATGGTGCATGTTGGTGCTATATGGGTTTCCTTGTCCTTAGGTCAGTGTTGTAAATAAGAGGCAGAGACCAAACATACAATCCAGACTGTCCTGGTGGACAGTCCCGATGactgcaaaagcagcaagaCCTGGGCTTTGGGGCAGTGCCAGCAGCCCCGTGCTCTTAGAGACCACAGCAAGTGGATCAGTAAAAGCAATGGGGTGTTGCAGACCTGAAAGGCCATGACTATATCTGGTACAGAGGAGAAGCCAGCAGGATGCTGGTGATAAAAGCGCTGGTGGTGGTACTATGGCAGAGATTGTGGGAAGTCAGGGGGTGGTGGTCATACAGGTGCTAGCTGTGCTGAGAAGGCTGTGGTTACTGTTCACAggacactgaagaaaaacacagaggCCATTAATTAGTACAGATAAGCTGTTTTGAAACGTTCAATAAGGTCATCAACCAAAGTAAAGGAAATGTGTATATGCCCCCCACCCTTTTGGTACCCCTCTACCCTTGTGAAGTTTCTGCCCACCCCAGATGCGGTAAAGTGGGGGACCCCAGCCTGGCCATTTTACATCTTTGGTTTTATGGCTAtaggtttttaaaatctctataactataaatatatatgtatgtgtgtatatatatataaaaatatatacacagctatacatatttagaaaaatataaaaaccagTGTATctatatcatagaatcatataataGTTTGGGGTGGAAGGGAtctcaaagatcatctagtccgacccccctgccatgagcagggataccttccactagaccaggttgctcaaagccccatccaacctggccttgtctaaatgtgtaaataaaaatataaattataatattataaaattaaaattataaaataatatctaaataaataatatacatctttcatagaatcatagaatgccctgagttggaagggacccacaaggatcatcgagcccaactcctgtccctgcacaggacagccccaaattcacaccatggctctgagggccttgtccaagtgcttctggaatattgCCAgccttggtgccgtgatgcctccctggggcgcctgttccagggctccaccaccctctgggggaagaacctttccctaatacctagcctaaccctcccctggcacatctccctgccattcccttgggtcctgtcgttggtcaccagagaggagagatcagcacctgcccctccgCCTCCCCtcaggagggagctgcagagcgccatgagggctgccctcggcctcctctgctccaggctgaacaaaccaagggacttcaGCCGATCTCGTACAGTTTCCCCTCCTAACCCTTCCCCAAATTTgtagccctcctctggacactctccagtagctttatattCTTTATATCCTCCAATAGCTTTATATCCTTTATATCCTTTATGCCCTGTGGCacccaacactgcccacagcactcgaggtgaggccgcaccagtgcagagcagagcgggacaatcccctccctcaactggctgcaatgcagggcttgatgcaccccagggcacggttggccaTTTGTACATGCCTTTATGTATACTTCTATATACtgtatagaagaaaaaaatatacatttagatactatatatagtatataaatgtatatatttttatatatgagCACTTCCTGGTCGAAAGGAGGCAGGCAGCTAATCACAGGGCTGCTTCCTTGTCCAAAGGAAGTGGGCAGCCAATCACAGCACTGCCTGAGAACATGCTGGGGAATGCCACTGTCAGAAGCAGTGATCTCCCATGGGGGAGGACATGGCGGTCCTTCTCTCATGTGCTTCCAGCTTCACTAGTAGCTAGTCCTGCCTGCCAATCACATGGCTGCCTGAGAACACATGGGAATGATGGTGTTGAGGCATGGCTGTCAGCCAATCACAGAGCAGTATGATGTTTAGAAAAGCAGGCAGCTCCCTGCCATACAATGGCAGCACCCTGTCCTAAAATGGCGGCCAAACCAAAATGGCAGCCAAACCAAAATGGTGGCcccagggaggaaaaggaaaggccTTCCTGGTCTGGTACTTCTGGGCGAAGCAGAAGGTGAGGCCAGTCCTGCCAGCCAATCACAACAGAGGCCATAACCAGAAGAGGGGGAACAGCTCCTGGGCCCGAaggctgctggaggggcagcGTTTCTGCAGGCATGGTGGGTGGGGCACCTGCCGCTCCCTGGCATGTCTCTCTCGGTGGTGCCTGTGGTGCTTCTGCCCCGTCTCAGGTCCCTGTGGTCGCAGGTCTCCCTGTGACCATGTGTCCTGAGGAACctgccatgggctgcaggaagCTCTGCTGCGAAATgaggtgggaggagaagggctGATGAGGAATGGCAGTGGGTGGTGATGGAGGGAAGCCTGTGGAAGGGCATCTACGCCTGGTGGGTGAGTATGTGTGGAAGTGCCTTATGTGTGGCACTCCAGAGACTTTTCTATCTGCAAAGAGGTGTCTGGAGGTAAATGTACTTCAGGTCTTCATGATGTTCCCTGAGCCCCACTGCGTACCTCCCTGCCAAACTGTGTACCCAGAGCCACGTCCCTGCTGGGGTCAGAGTGCTCCCATCACTCATTGTCCTGTCTGCTGTTTGCAGATGCATTCATGGAGCTCATGGAAGGCAAGATCTGCAAGAAACTCCTCACCTTCCTGCTCTTCAGCTTCATCTTCAGCTCCtgtctctttgcttctcttcGTCAGTTCAGGACTTCTGAGCCAGAGCATTATGATTCCATTCCCTCTCCGCTAAGAGCCCACACTGGAAACACCAGCGCCCCACCAAAGGGTGGACACAGGCTGACCATCCTGCTGTGGAAGTGGCCCTTTGGGCACCACTTTAACTTCAAAAACTGCTCAGAGCTCTACAGCACCCTGGACTGCCATTTCACGTCAAACACAGCTGGTCCCAAAAGGCTGATGCTGTGATTATGCATCACAAGGATGTGTGCAGGGACATGGAGGGGCTGGCCCAGCTCCCCAGACTCCCCTCCCAGCGCTGGATCTGGTTCAACCTGGAGTCCCCAAGTCACTCTCCAAACTTAGGTGCCACGGACAACCTCTTCAACCTGACCATGTCTTACTGGAGAGACTTGGACATCTTCATCCCTTatggggagctgcagctcctcagccagccccagcctctcaGCATCCCACCCAAGACCAAGCTGGTGGCCTGGGTAGTCAGCAACTGGAGAGCAGGCTCCCACCAGGTAAAGTACTACCAGGAGCTGAAGAAACACATCGCTGTGGATGTCTACGGGCAACATCACTTGCCCCTGCCCTGGGACAAGCTCCTTCCCACTGTGTCCCAGTACAACTTCTACCTGGCTTTTGAGAACTCGCAGCATGAAGACTACATCACTAAGAAGCTCTGGAGGAATGCCTTGTCCTCTAGCACCATCCCCATTGTGCTGGGGCCTCCTTGAGAAAACTACGAGCGCTTCTTGCCCCCTGACTCCTTCATCCATATTGATGACTTTGCCAGCGCTGGGGACCTGGCGCAGTACCTCTGGGAGCTCAGTGAGGATGCCGAGAGATATCAGCGCTACTTCCAGTGGCGCAAGTGGTTGAAACCCGTGGCGGGGGCTGGCTGGGCCCTGCATGTCTGCAGAGCTTGTCACTTCTTGCAGATGACGGAGGCCAGGTACCGGGTTGTGCCTGATCTGTCTGAGTGGTTTGTGTAGCTGCTGTTTGCTCGactctctgctgtgctgcaaaCTTTTTGTCCTTGCTGGTGGGTAGCAATTTCACGGGATGATTGAACTTGATGGAAATGGAGGGACAAGAGGAGCTTtgaaactatgatgtggtcgccatcacggaaacatggtgggatgacttgcacaactggagcgctgcaatggatggctacaagcgctttagaagggacaggcaaggaaggagaggtggaggggtagccttgtatgttagagagtgttttgactgtctagaactcaatgacggtaatgataaggttgagtgcttatgggtaagggtcagggggaaggccgataagggagacatcctggtgggagtctgttacagaccacccaaccaggatgaggagacagatgaagtactctacaagcagttggctgaagtctcgcaatctctagccctagttctcgtgggagacttcaacttaccagatatctgctggaaatacaacacagcagagagaaagcagtcttggaggttcctggagtgtgtgggagagaacttcctgatgcagctggtaagcgagccaagcaggggaggtgccccgctggacctgctgtttacgaacagagaaggcctggtgggtgatgtggtcagaggctgtcttgggctcagcgaccatgacatgatagagttttcgattcttggagaagtaaggaaggggttcagcaaaaccactaccctggacttcagaagggcagactttggattgttaaggagtctggttaacagagtcccttgggaggcagtcctgaagggcaaaggagttcaggaaggctggatgttataaagaaggaagtctcaaaggcgcaggagcaggccgtccccatgtgccataagtcgagcaggcaggggagaagaccagcttggctgaatagggagctttggctggaactcaagaaaaaaaggagagcttaccgcctttggaagaaggggcaggtgactcaggaggactacaaggatgttgtgaggttatgcagggaaaagattaggaaggcgaaggcccgGCTGGAACTTACACTGGCTGCcaccgttaaagataacaaaagatgtttttataaatacatcagtgacaaaaggaggacCAGGGtgaatctccctcctttgttggatgcggaaggtaaccttgccaggaaagatgaggagaaggctgaggtacttaatgctttctttgcctcagtctttaatagtcagactggtcatcctcagggctgtcaggcccctgtgctgggagatggagatagtatgcagaatgaagtcccagttgttgaagaggtggcagtcaccgacctgctccttcacctggatgttcacaagtccatggggccagatgggatccacccgaggatactgagggagctggcagaggagctcgccaagccactctccatcatttatcagcagtcctggtcaaccggggaggtcccagatgactggcAACCAGcgaatgtgacacccctctacaagaagggttggaaggaggatccggggaactacaggcctgtcagactgacctcggtgccgggaaaggtcatggagcagatcatcttgaatgccattacgcagcacatgtgggacacccaggggatcgggctcagccagcatgggtttatgaaagggaggtcctgcctcactaacctggtctccttctatgataaggtgacctgcttagtggatgagaggaaggctgtggacgttgtctacttggactttagtaaggcctttgacgctgtctcccacagcattctcctggagaagctggctgctcacagcttggacaagtgcactctgcgctgggttaaaaactggctggacggccgagcccagagagtggtggtgaatggagtcaaatccagttggtggccagtcacgagtggtgttccccagggctcagtgttggggccggtcctgttcaatatcttcattgatgatctggatgaggggattgagtgcaccctcagtaagtttgcaggtgacaccaagctgggtggaagtgtcgatctgctggagggcaggaaggccctacagagggacctggacagggattgttgggccagagccaatggtatgagattcaacaaggctaagtgccaggtcctgcccttgggtcacaacaaccccatgcaacgctacaggcttggggaggagtggctggagagctgcctggaggaaaaggacctgggggtgttggttgacagctggctgaacatgagccagcagtgtgcccaggtggccaagaaggccaacggcatcctaGCTTGTATCAGGtagagtgtggccagcaggagcagggaggtgatcgtgcccctgtactcggccctggtgaggccacacctcgagtactgtgtgcagttttgggcccctcactacaagaaggacatcgaggcactggagcgtgtccagagaagggcaacaaagttggtgaagggtctagagaacaagtcttatgaggagcggctgagggagctggggttgtttagtctggagaggaggaggctgaggggagaccttatcgctctctacaactacctgaaaggaggttgtagcgaggcgggggttggtctcttctccctaataacaagtgataggacgagaggaaatggcctcaagctgcaccagggaaagtttaggttggatagtaggaaaaacttcttcaccgaaagggttgtcaggcattggaacaggctgcccagggaggtggttgagtctccatccctggaggtatttaaaagaagggtagatgtggtgcttgaggatatggtttagtggtggacttggcagtaataggttagcggttggactctgtgctggttttggctgagaaggggttaattctcctcactgtgggggggcggctgcctttccagcttcccgcgctctgccgcggggcggggggggggggggggggggggctgggaggggcggggccatggtgggggcggctggccccgactggccaatggcaggttcattccgtaccatgtgacaccatgaccagtatattgagggggggcagtggcaaCGCGGAAGCGgtgcggcgtcgggtcggcgaGCGGCTGTGGCgtgtgcagtttgtttcggcggttcgttccccctctcccctcccttcccccctcccccggggctttgcgcctctcgttgttctcctttacattgcatttctactgttgtttcttttaattttaatgattaaactgttcttatcccaacccacgagcgttacccttctgattctctcccccatctaccggtggggcagtgagcgagcggctgtgtggggctgagctgccgctaaaccacgacagtctttttggcgcccaacgtggggctcaagggttggagataacaacagctgctggtcacagcaccatgttgtcctttttgcagttggtgttaaagactggtgttggtttgttgactctgctgtgttctgctgtgattagtaatgttttgcctacaagatttgttatacaaacactcgttttcagctttctctggtatttggggtttttgctgaaactgttactgtactttggataccacgttgttgaggcaattagcaattatacctcctcctcggagagattttatatggaggaaatacagaatggtacctttgcaactttgttctatgatgtctgtgcctctattacaacaacctttttgtatcttgaacatccttgggtggttaaggtgcacttattgttagtttttgggcatgttgttttggttttgactaagcaacttaagaatatcacccagaaatctgcctcgaggcttgatagttacgagtggcagggcatgtgggatagcacgggcaaatacctagggcagtgggcacccccagtgtttggagtttcacccccgaacaagtgcagaatcctaaaaaaccagtagaatatttggagaaagtgtgttgttatgctgggaactccagagagacacagataactgcaacatgctggggcctggcccatgcataccgagccctgctcaacagtattcagtgcccccagggggaagagaaggtctctggattgaaatgcaaagtgactggcactgtagtcactccagccctgaggacaggcactgcagccactcaaacccccatgacaagtactggagctggctcagaaaataaacccgtagcagtatcagttgcccccatacacaagacgaaatattggaagcggacatgaactcgtttagaacgggatgatgaagaaccagggccatcgcggggagaggagggagaagtaataaatgaaacagagaccacccgatccctgtccttaagcgagttgcgagatatgcgaaaagatttcagccatcattcaggtgagcacattgtcacctggctgctccgatgctgggataatggggccagtagcctggaactagagggaaaagaagccaaacaactgggatccctttctggggaagggggcgttgacaaagcaattggggaaaaaccacaagccctcagcctctggaggcaactcctgtctggagtgaaggaaaggtgtccctttaaagaagatgttacatatcgcccaggaaaatggacaactatggagaaaggcatccagtatctaagggaattagctgtgtttgaggggATTTATGGagacctggacgatcaacagtcatccaaagatccagatgaagccgagtgcacacgacccatgtggtggaagtttgtacggagcgcaccatcttcgcatgcaaactcattggcagtgatgtcctggaaaggtgacgagacaccaacggtggcggaggtgattgatagactccgagattacgacacaaatatctcttcctcgctcgtctctgttgtggagaaactatcccaagaggtccagcaactcaaagaagatatgtcctgctccccacctcgacagggcagtgtctcagctgttaggaataagcgtcctttggctcaaagaaggggatacacaccacgggccaccctatggttctacctgtgtgaccacggagaggacatgaggaggtgggatggcaagcctacttcgaccctacaggcacgagtacatgaactgcaaggaagaacagtcactcagggaggctcttccaggaaagctgctgctccagtttccagtgagcaagtccccagacagaggagtagaagtgctgattttatttctaagcttaatagagggactcctgattcacatttacaggaagtgagttgtgactgccatgatcaggactagaggggccctgcctccagccgggtgatcttaagggtcttttccaaccttaatgattctatgattttatgaaggACAAAGAAGCAATTGTTTGTATGTCTCTGTCTTACTGGAGAATAGATTGTCAGATAAAGTAGTACATTGGGTGTTTTTGCTAATCTATTAGTTACCTGAACAACTTGTTATGCTGGCTGTGGCTTGGTCTTTGGAGAAGTTAACTTTCAGTCTCTGCAAACAATTCTGGATCA
Proteins encoded in this region:
- the LOC104052442 gene encoding LOW QUALITY PROTEIN: 4-galactosyl-N-acetylglucosaminide 3-alpha-L-fucosyltransferase FUT6-like (The sequence of the model RefSeq protein was modified relative to this genomic sequence to represent the inferred CDS: inserted 1 base in 1 codon; substituted 1 base at 1 genomic stop codon), with protein sequence MAHFLIRTKPGDAFMELMEGKICKKLLTFLLFSFIFSSCLFASLRQFRTSEPEHYDSIPSPLRAHTGNTSAPPKGGHRLTILLWKWPFGHHFNFKNCSELYSTLDCHFTXKHSWSQKADAVIMHHKDVCRDMEGLAQLPRLPSQRWIWFNLESPSHSPNLGATDNLFNLTMSYWRDLDIFIPYGELQLLSQPQPLSIPPKTKLVAWVVSNWRAGSHQVKYYQELKKHIAVDVYGQHHLPLPWDKLLPTVSQYNFYLAFENSQHEDYITKKLWRNALSSSTIPIVLGPPXENYERFLPPDSFIHIDDFASAGDLAQYLWELSEDAERYQRYFQWRKWLKPVAGAGWALHVCRACHFLQMTEARYRVVPDLSEWFV